In Monodelphis domestica isolate mMonDom1 chromosome 3, mMonDom1.pri, whole genome shotgun sequence, the following proteins share a genomic window:
- the LOC130458458 gene encoding DNA-directed RNA polymerase II subunit RPB4-like — MAAGGRDPGAGHVEEEASQLVFPREFETAQTLLNSEVHMLLEHRKQQHESGQDARELPVVFWKTLDYAARFSRFQNRETIASVRGLLLQKKLHKFELAALANLCPETAEEAKALIPSLAGRLEDEDLQEVLDDIQTKRSFQY; from the coding sequence ATGGCTGCTGGAGGGAGAGACCCTGGTGCTGGCCATGTGGAGGAAGAAGCCTCGCAGCTTGTCTTTCCCAGAGAGTTTGAAACAGCACAAACTCTCCTCAATTCAGAAGTCCACATGCTGCTAGAGCATCGAAAGCAACAGCATGAAAGTGGGCAGGATGCTCGAGAACTTCCAGTGGTTTTCTGGAAAACTTTAGATTATGCTGCCCGTTTTAGTCGTTTTCAAAACAGGGAAACCATTGCTAGTGTTCGGGGCTTGTTACTCCAGAAGAAGCTCCACAAGTTTGAGTTGGCTGCTTTAGCAAACCTTTGTCCTGAGACAGCAGAGGAGGCCAAGgctctgattccaagcctagccGGTCGATTGGAAGATGAAGACTTGCAAGAGGTCCTTGATGATATTCAGACCAAGAGGAGCTTCCAGTATTAA